In Micromonospora sp. WMMA1363, a genomic segment contains:
- a CDS encoding lamin tail domain-containing protein, with protein sequence MRPRRTLAALATATAAAVTVTAVGVAPTAASAAPTDLFISEYVEGSSNNKAIELFNGTGTPVDLAAGGYQLQVYFNGSTSPTTFALGGTVVAGDVFVFAHSSANATILAQADQTTGAGLFNGDDAVVLRRGDSVLDSIGQVGVDPGSQWGTGATSTANSTLRRLGGVTAGDTDPTDAFDPATQWAGFAVDTVDGLGAHTVDGGGPVDAPATVTCGAALVTPAGTAAAREVTATDPDDRIVDLAVTSVTPAPDTGSISRTAVTPADAVGGTARATVTASADLAAGAYTVVLTATDADGATATCALAVQVARELAVGEVQGPTTDGESGPADRSPLAPASGNGTSGTLYDVRGVITQRTLARDSSGRDQHGFFLQSRADAADGDPTSSDGIFVFMGSFTSLIGGYVPTVGDEVVLRARVSEYYNMTQLSSASLVRRLATGLDVDSVVAVTDAVPPADLADAQRFWERHEGARLRIRSGSAAVSGRNVFASTADAETWVVDRDDPLLDRADRYARRVFRDAHPLDNDPTRTFDDGNGQRIMLGSMGVKAAAGDNTALLPPARTFDTLTGDAVGGLYYSYAKYGVQVEAATFAGGADPAKNHPPQPAKRSTEFAVATYNVENLYDFRDDPFDGCDFAGNAGCAGVRPPFNYVPGSEQEYQEQLTALADQITTDLHSPDLILVQEAEDQDICTVDGTALVCGATDDADGAPDTLQELALTIAANGGPAYLAAYDRTGADARGITSAFLYRTDRVALAKATADDPLLGSSPAVEYRSAGLPSNADVQNPKALNALLPADVDTSTGKDGDNVFTRAPQLGRFTVAAAPGSRERFTVWAASNHYSSGPDRRVGQRREQAAYGAAIVTAIEAADPHARVVYGGDLNVFPRPDDPIATAADPTPSDQLGPLYDAGLRNLWEDLLADAPSSAYSYSFEGQAQTLDHLFVNEALHGDLVRMRAAHINADWPAEHAGDGTRGSSDHDPQVARFRSRASLAVADASVVEGDRGTTQLAFPVTVSRPLSQPVLVCAASYGTTARAGSDYRPYVGCQRLAAGQTTLTFAVTVRGDRKREADERVTLLVAGVPGLRLADPLGTGTIVNDD encoded by the coding sequence ATGCGCCCGCGCCGCACCCTCGCCGCGCTCGCGACCGCCACCGCCGCCGCCGTGACCGTCACGGCCGTCGGCGTCGCGCCCACCGCGGCCAGCGCCGCGCCCACCGACCTGTTCATTTCGGAGTATGTCGAAGGCTCGTCGAACAACAAGGCGATCGAGCTCTTCAACGGCACCGGCACGCCGGTAGACCTGGCCGCCGGCGGTTACCAGCTCCAGGTGTACTTCAACGGTTCCACCTCGCCGACGACCTTCGCACTGGGCGGCACGGTAGTGGCCGGCGACGTCTTCGTCTTCGCCCACTCGTCGGCGAACGCCACGATCCTCGCCCAGGCTGACCAGACCACCGGCGCCGGCCTGTTCAACGGCGACGACGCGGTCGTGCTGCGGCGCGGTGACAGTGTGCTCGACTCGATCGGCCAGGTGGGCGTCGACCCAGGATCCCAATGGGGCACCGGGGCGACCAGTACCGCGAACAGCACACTGCGCCGCCTCGGCGGCGTCACCGCGGGCGACACCGACCCCACCGACGCCTTCGACCCGGCCACCCAGTGGGCGGGCTTTGCGGTCGACACCGTCGACGGGCTGGGCGCGCACACCGTCGACGGGGGCGGCCCGGTCGACGCGCCGGCCACCGTCACCTGCGGCGCCGCCCTGGTCACCCCGGCCGGCACCGCGGCGGCCCGTGAGGTCACCGCCACCGACCCCGACGACCGGATCGTCGACCTGGCGGTCACGTCCGTCACCCCGGCACCGGACACCGGCTCGATCAGCCGTACGGCCGTCACCCCGGCCGATGCGGTCGGCGGCACCGCGCGGGCGACGGTCACCGCCAGCGCCGACCTGGCCGCCGGGGCGTACACCGTGGTGCTGACCGCGACCGACGCGGACGGCGCCACCGCCACCTGCGCGTTGGCGGTGCAGGTGGCCAGGGAGTTGGCCGTCGGCGAGGTACAGGGCCCGACCACCGACGGCGAGTCCGGCCCGGCTGACCGTTCCCCGCTCGCACCGGCCAGCGGCAACGGCACGAGTGGCACGCTGTACGACGTCCGCGGCGTGATCACCCAACGCACTCTGGCCCGGGACTCGTCGGGCCGGGACCAGCACGGCTTCTTCCTGCAGAGCCGCGCCGACGCCGCCGACGGCGACCCGACCAGTTCCGACGGCATCTTCGTCTTCATGGGCTCGTTCACGTCGCTGATCGGCGGCTACGTACCCACCGTCGGGGACGAGGTGGTGCTCCGCGCCCGGGTCTCCGAGTACTACAACATGACCCAGCTCTCCAGCGCCTCGCTGGTCCGCAGGCTCGCCACCGGTCTCGACGTGGACAGCGTGGTGGCGGTGACCGACGCGGTCCCGCCGGCCGATCTGGCGGACGCGCAGCGCTTCTGGGAGCGGCACGAGGGGGCCCGGCTCCGGATCCGCTCGGGCAGCGCCGCGGTCAGCGGACGGAACGTCTTCGCCTCCACGGCCGACGCCGAGACCTGGGTCGTCGACCGGGACGACCCGCTGCTCGACCGCGCCGACCGGTACGCCCGGCGGGTGTTCCGCGACGCGCACCCGCTGGACAACGACCCGACCCGCACCTTCGACGACGGCAACGGCCAGCGGATCATGTTGGGCAGCATGGGCGTCAAGGCCGCGGCCGGTGACAACACGGCGCTGCTGCCGCCGGCGCGCACCTTCGACACCCTGACCGGCGACGCGGTGGGTGGCCTGTACTACTCCTACGCGAAGTACGGCGTCCAGGTCGAGGCCGCCACCTTCGCCGGCGGAGCCGACCCGGCGAAGAACCACCCGCCGCAGCCGGCGAAGCGGTCGACGGAGTTCGCGGTCGCGACCTACAACGTGGAAAACCTGTACGACTTCCGCGACGACCCGTTCGACGGCTGCGACTTCGCCGGCAACGCCGGCTGCGCCGGGGTCCGCCCGCCGTTCAACTACGTGCCGGGCAGCGAGCAGGAGTACCAGGAGCAGCTGACCGCGCTCGCCGACCAGATCACCACCGACCTGCACTCGCCCGACCTGATCCTCGTCCAGGAGGCAGAGGACCAGGACATCTGCACCGTCGACGGCACGGCGCTGGTCTGCGGTGCCACGGACGACGCCGACGGCGCCCCGGACACCCTCCAGGAGCTGGCGCTGACCATCGCGGCGAACGGCGGCCCGGCATACCTGGCCGCCTACGACCGCACCGGCGCGGACGCCCGGGGCATCACGTCGGCGTTCCTGTACCGCACCGACCGGGTCGCGCTGGCCAAGGCGACCGCCGACGACCCGCTGCTGGGCTCGTCGCCGGCCGTCGAGTACCGGTCGGCGGGGCTGCCGTCCAACGCGGACGTGCAAAACCCGAAGGCGCTCAACGCGCTGCTGCCGGCGGACGTCGACACCTCCACCGGCAAGGACGGTGACAACGTCTTCACCCGGGCGCCGCAGCTCGGCAGGTTCACGGTGGCCGCCGCGCCCGGTTCGAGGGAACGGTTCACCGTGTGGGCGGCGAGCAACCACTACTCGTCCGGCCCGGACCGCCGCGTCGGACAGCGCCGGGAGCAGGCCGCGTACGGGGCGGCGATCGTCACCGCGATCGAGGCGGCGGACCCGCACGCACGGGTGGTGTACGGCGGGGACCTGAACGTCTTCCCCCGCCCCGACGACCCGATCGCCACTGCCGCCGACCCCACCCCCTCCGACCAACTCGGCCCGCTGTACGACGCCGGACTACGCAACCTCTGGGAGGACCTGCTCGCCGACGCGCCGTCGTCCGCGTACTCGTACAGCTTCGAGGGGCAGGCGCAGACCCTGGACCACCTCTTCGTGAACGAGGCGCTGCACGGCGACCTGGTGCGAATGCGGGCCGCGCACATCAACGCCGACTGGCCGGCCGAGCATGCCGGGGACGGCACCCGCGGCTCCAGCGACCACGATCCGCAGGTGGCCCGGTTCCGTTCCCGCGCGTCGCTGGCGGTGGCGGACGCGTCGGTGGTCGAGGGCGATCGGGGCACCACCCAGCTCGCCTTCCCGGTCACCGTCTCCCGGCCGTTGTCCCAGCCGGTCCTGGTCTGCGCCGCCAGCTACGGCACGACGGCTCGGGCCGGCTCCGACTACCGGCCGTACGTCGGCTGCCAGCGCCTGGCGGCCGGCCAGACGACCCTCACCTTTGCGGTGACCG